GAAAGACGTACAACTGTCTTGAAGGGGTCATAAGGGGCAAGTAATGGGAATCGAAGAGAAACTCCCGAGCGGTTTTCTGCTGACCACCGTCGAACAGGCCGCGGGCTGGGTGCGCAAGTCATCCGTCTTTCCCGCCACCTTCGGCCTGGCCTGCTGTGCCATCGAGATGATGACGACCGGGGCGGGCCGGTACGACCTGGCGCGCTTCGGCATGGAGGTCTTCCGCGGCTCACCGCGCCAGGCCGACCTGATGATCGTGGCCGGGCGGGTGAGCCAGAAGATGGCGCCTGTCCTGAGGCAGGTCTACGACCAGATGCCCAACCCGAAGTGGGTGATCTCCATGGGCGTCTGCGCTTCCTCCGGCGGCATGTTCAACAACTACGCGATCGTCCAGGGCGTCGACCACGTCGTCCCCGTCGACATCTATCTGCCGGGCTGTCCGCCGCGGCCCGAGATGCTGCTGGACGCGATCCTCAAGCTGCACACCAAGATTCAGGGCTCCAAGCTCGGTGTGAACCGCGAGGAGGCCGCCCGCGAGGCCGAGCAGGCCGCACTCAACGCACTGCCCACCATCGAGATGAAGGGGCTGCTGCGATGAACGCGAACAACAGTGACAACAACGGCAACAAGAGCAACAAGAGCAACGACAGCAACAAGAGCAACAGCAGTAACAACGGCACCAACGGCACCAACGGCACCACTGGCAACAGTGGTCCCGACACAGGCGTGAACCCCGAGGCCGACCTCAACGCGCAGAACCTGCCGGGCCAGCGCGGCGAGGGCGGCGAGGAGATCCGCGTCCAGCGCGGCATGTTCGGCGCCAACAACGGCGGCGACACCTCCGGCTACGGCGGCCTGGTCCGCTCCGTACGGCTGCCGGGCCCCACGGCCCGCCCGTACGGCGGGTGGTTCGACGAGGTCGCCGACGAGCTGGAGGGCGCGCTCGAAGAACAGGGTCTGGTGCCCGAGAACGCCATCGACAAGACGGTCGTGGACCGCGGCGAACTGACCTTCCACATCGAGCGGGAACACCTCGTACGCGTGGCGCGCACGCTGCGTGACGACCCGGCGCTGCGCTTCGAACTGTGCACCGGCGTGAGCGGCGTGCACTACCCGCACGACAAGGGCCGTGAGCTGCACGCCGTCTACCACCTGCGCTCGATCACCCACAACAGGCTGATCCGCCTGGAGGTCAGCGCGCCGGACGCGGCACCGCACATCCCCTCGCTGGTCGAGGTGTACCCGACCAACGACTGGCACGAGCGCGAGGCCTACGACTTCTTCGGCCTCGTCTTCGACGGCCACCCCGCGCTGACGCGGATCATGATGCCGGACGACTGGCAGGGCTTCCCGCAGCGCAAGGACTATCCCCTCGGCGGCATCCCCGTCGAGTACAAGGGCGCCCAGATCCCGGCTCCGGACCAGCGGAGGTCGTACTCGTGAACACGGACTTCTCCTCCCCGGCCGCCTCGTCCTCCTCGGACCCCTTCGGCGAGTCCGGCGCGCGCGAGACCACCGAGGGGACCGTCTACACGGTCACCGGCGGCGACTGGGACGAGGTCGCCCGGTCCGCCGCCCAGGCCGACGACGAGCGCATCGTCGTCAACATGGGCCCGCAGCACCCGTCCACGCACGGCGTGCTCCGGCTCATCCTGGAGATCGACGGCGAGACCGTCACCGAGGCCCGCTGCGGAATCGGCTACCTGCACACCGGAATCGAGAAGAACCTCGAATTCCGCACCTGGACGCAGGGCACCACCTTCGTGACGCGCATGGACTACCTCACGCCCTTCTACAACGAGGCCGCCTACTGCCTCGCGGTGGAAAAGCTCCTCGGTATCGAGGGCGAGATCCCCGACCGCGCGACCGTCATCCGCGTCCTGCTGATGGAGCTGAACCGGCTCTCCTCGCACCTGGTGGCCATCGCCACCGGCGGCATGGAACTCGGCGCGACCACGATCATGATCTACGGCTTCCGCGATCGTGAACTGATTCTCGACATCTACGAGACCATCACCGGCCTGCGCATGAACCACGCGTTCATCCGCCCCGGCGGCCTCGCCCAGGACCTGCCGCCCGGCGCGATCGAGCAGATCCGCGCCTTCCTGAAGACCATGAAGACCAACCTTCCCGAGTACGACAAGCTCGCCACCGGGAACCCGATCTTCAAGGCCCGTATGCAGGACATCGGCTACCTGGACCTGGCCGGCTGCATGGCCACCGGCGCCACCGGGCCCATCCTGCGCTCCGCGGGACTCCCGCACGACCTGCGCAAGTCCAGCCCGTACTGCGGATACGAGACCTACGACTTCGAGGTGCCGACCACCGACACCTGCGACTCCTACGGACGCTTCCTCATCCGTATCGAGGAGATGCGCCAGTCCCTGCGCATCGTCGAGCAGTGCCTGGAGCGGCTCGAACCGGGTCCGGTCATGGTCGGCGACAAGAAGATCGCCTGGCCCGCGCAGCTCGCGCTGGGGCCGGACGGCCTCGGCAACTCCCTGGACCACATCAGGAAGATCATGGGCACCTCGATGGAGTCCCTGATTCACCACTTCAAGCTGGTGACCGAGGGCTTCAGGGTCCCGCCCGGCCAGGTCTACACGGCGGTCGAGTCGCCCAAGGGCGAGCTCGGCGTCCACGCGGTGTCCGACGGCGGCACCCGCCCGTTCCGGGTCCACTACCGCGACCCGTCGTTCACCAATCTGCAGGCCATGGCGGCGATGTGCGAGGGCGGCCAGGTCGCCGACGTCATCGTCGCCGTCGCGTCCATCGACCCCGTGATGGGAGGCGTCGACCGGTGACATCCACACCAGCCGGACACGAGGTGGCGCTGGGCATGCCCCAGCCCCCCGCCCCGCCGTACCCGGCCGAGGTGCACGCCCGACTCGAGGCGGACGCACGGGAGGTCATCTCCCGCTATCCCGACTCGCGTTCGGCGCTGCTTCCGCTGCTGCACCTGGTGCAGGCCGAGGAGGGTCACGTCACGCGGACCGGCATGCGGTTCTGCGCGGAGATCCTCGACCTGACCACCGCCGAGGTCACCGCGGTCGCCACCTTCTACTCGATGTACCGGCGCCGCCCCAGCGGTGACTACCAGGTCGGCGTGTGCACCAACACGCTGTGCGCGGTGATGGGCGGCGACGCCATCTTCGACGGGCTCAAGGAGCACCTCGGCGTCGGCAACGGCGAGACCACCGAGGACGGCAAGGTCACCCTCGAACACATCGAGTGCAACGCGGCCTGCGACTTCGCGCCGGTGGTGATGGTCAACTGGGAGTTCTTTGACAACCAGAACGTCGAGTCCGCCAAGCGCCTGGTCGACGAACTGCGCGCGGGCGCCACCGTGGAGCCCACCCGCGGCGCCCCCCTGTGCACCTTCAAGGAGACCGCCCGCATCCTCGCCGGGTTCCCCGACGAGCGCGCGGGCGCGGTCGAGGCGACCGGCGGCGCGGGCCCCGCCTCGCTCGTCGGCCTCAGGCTCGCCAAGGGCCAGTCCCCGTACGCACAGGTCGTGGCCCCGCGCGCGGAACGCATCCGTGAGCAACCGCCGCACGAGCCGTCCCCCACCGAGCACTTGAGCTCCCACGACGCGCCGCAGGAGACCTCCGCGTCGGACCCCGACCACCCTGCGGGCCCCACCCCCGGCTCCCGCCCCGCCGACGAGGAGGGGAAGTGATGAGCGTGGCCACCGAGAACGGCGATCCGGCCCGCCCCGAGCCGGAGTTCAGCCCCGAGAAGCTGCTCGCGCCCGTCCTGTCCGCGTTCTGGGACGAGGAGAACTCCTGGACGCTGGACGTCTACCGGCGCCACGAGGGATACGAGGGACTGCGCAAGGCCCTCGCCATGTCGCCGGACGATCTGATCGCCTATGTGAAGGACTCCGGTCTGCGCGGACGCGGCGGCGCCGGCTTCCCCACCGGAATGAAGTGGCAGTTCATTCCGCAGGGCGACGGCAAACCGCACTACCTCGTCGTCAACGCCGACGAGTCGGAGCCGGGAACCTGCAAGGACATCCCCCTTCTCTTCGCCAATCCGCACTCCCTCATCGAGGGCATCGCGATCGCCTGCTACGCGATCCGCTCCTCGCACGCCTTCATCTATCTGCGCGGCGAGGTCGTCCCCGTACTGCGTCGCCTGCACGAGGCCGTACGCGAGGCCTACGCCGCGGGCTACCTCGGCAAGGACGCCCTCGGCCCCGGGCTCGACCTCGAACTGACCGTGCACGCGGGCGCCGGTGCGTACATCTGCGGTGAGGAGACCGCCCTCCTCGACTCGCTCGAAGGCCGCCGCGGCCAGCCCCGGCTGCGGCCGCCCTTCCCGGCCGTCGCCGGTCTGTACGCCTGCCCCACTGTGGTGAACAACGTCGAGTCCATCGCCTCGGTTCCCGCGATCCTGAACAAGGGCAAGGAGTGGTTCCGTTCGATGGGCAGCGAGAAGTCCGCGGGCTTCACGCTGTACTCGCTGAGCGGACACGTCGCCAACCCCGGCCAGTTCGAGGCGCCGCTCGGTATCACGCTGCGCCAGCTGCTCGACATGAGCGGCGGCATGCGGCCCGGCCACCGCCTCAAGTTCTGGACGCCCGGCGGCTCTTCGACGCCGCTGCTCACCGACGAGCACCTGGACGTCCCCCTCGACTACGAGGGTGTCGGCGCCGCCGGTTCCATGCTCGGCACCAAGGCGCTCCAGTGCTTCGACGAGACCACCTGTGTGGTCCGCGCGGTCACCCGCTGGACCGAGTTCTACGCCCATGAGTCCTGCGGAAAGTGCACGCCCTGCCGTGAAGGCACGTACTGGCTCGTGCAGTTGCTGCGAGACCTGGAGGACGGAAAGGGCGTCCACAGCGATCTCGACAAGCTGAACGACATCGCCGACAACATCAACGGCAAGTCCTTCTGCGCCCTCGGCGACGGCGCCGCCTCGCCGATCTTCTCCTCGCTGAAGTACTTCCGCGCGGAGTACGAGCAGCACATCGACGAAAAGGGCTGCCCCTTCGATCCGGCCAGGTCGACCGCCTGGGCCGACCACCCCACGGAGGTGAACGCATGACGGTCACCACGGGCGCTCCCTCCTCGGGAGCGTCGGCCGGAAAGCCGCCCAAGGCCGCCGAAGA
This is a stretch of genomic DNA from Streptomyces sp. NA04227. It encodes these proteins:
- a CDS encoding NADH-quinone oxidoreductase subunit B family protein, which gives rise to MGIEEKLPSGFLLTTVEQAAGWVRKSSVFPATFGLACCAIEMMTTGAGRYDLARFGMEVFRGSPRQADLMIVAGRVSQKMAPVLRQVYDQMPNPKWVISMGVCASSGGMFNNYAIVQGVDHVVPVDIYLPGCPPRPEMLLDAILKLHTKIQGSKLGVNREEAAREAEQAALNALPTIEMKGLLR
- a CDS encoding NADH-quinone oxidoreductase subunit C, giving the protein MNANNSDNNGNKSNKSNDSNKSNSSNNGTNGTNGTTGNSGPDTGVNPEADLNAQNLPGQRGEGGEEIRVQRGMFGANNGGDTSGYGGLVRSVRLPGPTARPYGGWFDEVADELEGALEEQGLVPENAIDKTVVDRGELTFHIEREHLVRVARTLRDDPALRFELCTGVSGVHYPHDKGRELHAVYHLRSITHNRLIRLEVSAPDAAPHIPSLVEVYPTNDWHEREAYDFFGLVFDGHPALTRIMMPDDWQGFPQRKDYPLGGIPVEYKGAQIPAPDQRRSYS
- a CDS encoding NADH-quinone oxidoreductase subunit D; protein product: MNTDFSSPAASSSSDPFGESGARETTEGTVYTVTGGDWDEVARSAAQADDERIVVNMGPQHPSTHGVLRLILEIDGETVTEARCGIGYLHTGIEKNLEFRTWTQGTTFVTRMDYLTPFYNEAAYCLAVEKLLGIEGEIPDRATVIRVLLMELNRLSSHLVAIATGGMELGATTIMIYGFRDRELILDIYETITGLRMNHAFIRPGGLAQDLPPGAIEQIRAFLKTMKTNLPEYDKLATGNPIFKARMQDIGYLDLAGCMATGATGPILRSAGLPHDLRKSSPYCGYETYDFEVPTTDTCDSYGRFLIRIEEMRQSLRIVEQCLERLEPGPVMVGDKKIAWPAQLALGPDGLGNSLDHIRKIMGTSMESLIHHFKLVTEGFRVPPGQVYTAVESPKGELGVHAVSDGGTRPFRVHYRDPSFTNLQAMAAMCEGGQVADVIVAVASIDPVMGGVDR
- the nuoE gene encoding NADH-quinone oxidoreductase subunit NuoE encodes the protein MTSTPAGHEVALGMPQPPAPPYPAEVHARLEADAREVISRYPDSRSALLPLLHLVQAEEGHVTRTGMRFCAEILDLTTAEVTAVATFYSMYRRRPSGDYQVGVCTNTLCAVMGGDAIFDGLKEHLGVGNGETTEDGKVTLEHIECNAACDFAPVVMVNWEFFDNQNVESAKRLVDELRAGATVEPTRGAPLCTFKETARILAGFPDERAGAVEATGGAGPASLVGLRLAKGQSPYAQVVAPRAERIREQPPHEPSPTEHLSSHDAPQETSASDPDHPAGPTPGSRPADEEGK
- the nuoF gene encoding NADH-quinone oxidoreductase subunit NuoF, which encodes MSVATENGDPARPEPEFSPEKLLAPVLSAFWDEENSWTLDVYRRHEGYEGLRKALAMSPDDLIAYVKDSGLRGRGGAGFPTGMKWQFIPQGDGKPHYLVVNADESEPGTCKDIPLLFANPHSLIEGIAIACYAIRSSHAFIYLRGEVVPVLRRLHEAVREAYAAGYLGKDALGPGLDLELTVHAGAGAYICGEETALLDSLEGRRGQPRLRPPFPAVAGLYACPTVVNNVESIASVPAILNKGKEWFRSMGSEKSAGFTLYSLSGHVANPGQFEAPLGITLRQLLDMSGGMRPGHRLKFWTPGGSSTPLLTDEHLDVPLDYEGVGAAGSMLGTKALQCFDETTCVVRAVTRWTEFYAHESCGKCTPCREGTYWLVQLLRDLEDGKGVHSDLDKLNDIADNINGKSFCALGDGAASPIFSSLKYFRAEYEQHIDEKGCPFDPARSTAWADHPTEVNA